From the Musa acuminata AAA Group cultivar baxijiao chromosome BXJ3-7, Cavendish_Baxijiao_AAA, whole genome shotgun sequence genome, one window contains:
- the LOC103992020 gene encoding uncharacterized protein LOC103992020, producing the protein MLRPLPLLLLLLLAVLFLSSTIRLGGAHEHDEEEDESSCEQSSDVRVDAEFRPGIVTVDGRAEDWADVAGPQLALLPALDFDEDKAYGGGPMTVKALHDGRNIFFMLQVEGEYAYSTGDDYKCPSVALMFQVGENATYQNMGGCSNLPGTCTEKSCRGHEVDIMHFSIGNAIPGRLYGGNVVDNRKGNGNDSFGHLVDVYAWNPHCRYLDGIGPSGHISNAQNDWKGAWWHSSLISGSSFIEEDSPFGKRGLKGTYSFEFSRPLRTMDRLQQDVQFTIGQSSKVAVAFWYPTDGNPWSKSQHYSASCNWLTLEAASVSGPSVSRVSSSGSWDAVTAFALLLSVVSFCLTVFIGYWVSKTKAVPFTPIDHL; encoded by the exons ATGCTGCGACCGCTGCCCCTGCTCCTGCTGCTGCTTCTCGCGGTCTTATTTCTCTCCTCGACGATCCGGCTTGGCGGCGCCCACGAgcacgacgaggaggaggacgagtcgAGCTGCGAACAGAGCTCCGACGTCCGAGTCGACGCCGAATTCCGGCCCGGAATCGTTACCGTCGACGGACGCGCCGAAGACTGGGCCGATGTTGCTGGGCCACAGCTCGCCCTCCTCCCCGCCCTCGATTTCGATGAGGATAAGGCCTATGGTGGCGGCCCGATGACCGTCAAG GCTTTGCATGATGGGCGAAACATTTTCTTCATGCTACAAGTTGAAGGAGAGTATGCATATTCTACAGG TGATGATTATAAGTGTCCTTCTGTTGCTCTTATGTTTCAAGTTGGGGAAAATGCTACATATCAAAAT ATGGGAGGATGTTCGAACTTACCTGGTACATGCACTGAAAAAAGCTGCCGTGGTCATGAAGTAGACATTATGCATTTTTCAATTGGAAATGCTATTCCTGGACGATTATATGGTGGCAATGTTGTAGACAACAGGAAAGGAAATGGAAATGATAG TTTTGGGCACCTGGTTGATGTGTATGCTTGGAATCCACACtgccgttaccttgacgggatagGACCTTCCG GACATATTTCAAATGCTCAAAATGATTGGAAAGGAGCTTGGTGGCACAGTTCTCTAATATCTGGTTCAA GCTTCATCGAAGAGGATAGTCCGTTTGGAAAACGTGGTCTGAAAGGCACCTACTCTTTCGAGTTCTCCAGACCATTGAGGACAATGGATCGTCTTCAACAG GATGTTCAATTCACTATCGGCCAGTCCAGCAAGGTGGCTGTTGCTTTCTGGTACCCAACCGATGGAAATCCATGGAGCAAGTCTCAGCACTACTCTGCAAGCTGCAATTGGTTGACATTGGAAGCTGCATCAGTGTCAGGACCATCCGTCTCTCGGGTATCTTCCTCTGGCTCATGGGATGCTGTAACTGCCTTCGCTTTGCTCCTATCTGTAGTCTCCTTCTGCCTTACCGTTTTCATTGGATATTGGGTTTCCAAAACCAAAGCTGTGCCGTTCACACCTATCGATCATCTATGA